TGCTCATAATGAAGGTTTTTCCACACTCTCGACATTCATAGGGCTTCTCCCCATTGTGGAGTCGCTCATGGTCAATAAGATTTCTGTTAGAACCAAAGGCCTTGCCACAGTCTTTACATTCATAGAGATTCTCTCCAGTGTGGAATCTCTGGTGTAAAATGAGGCTTTTCTTcagaatgaaaactttcccacattcattacattcgtAGGGTTTCTCCCCATTGTGAAGTCTCTGATGGTCAAAAAGGTAAGCACtttgagtgaaggctttcccacattcagtACATTTATAAGGTTTCTCTCTGCTGTGCATCCTCTTATGGTCAATGAGGTTTGATTTAGAACTGAAGATCTTCCCACACTTCTTACAACCAtaggttttcttttctgtgtggACTCTCTGGTGTAAGAGGAGGCTTTTATTCCGAATGAAAACTTTTCCACATTCTTTACATTTGTATGGGTTCTCTGCACTGTGGAGTCGCTGATGGTCAACAAGGTAAGTGGTCTGAGCGAAGGTTTTTCCACATTCATCACATTTATAAGGTTTTTCCCCAGAGTGGATTCTCTGATGTAAAATGAGGCTCTTTTTCAGTATGAAAGCTTTCTGGCACTTGTTACATTTATAAGGTTCTTCACCCTTGTGAAGCCTCTGATGGTCAATGAGGTAAGCATTCTGAGAGAAaacttttccacattcattacatttataaggTCTCTCCCCAGAATGGCGCCTTAAATGTATAATAAGGCCTGAGTGTCTATAGAAACCCTTGCCACACTCTTTACATTTGTAAGGTTTCTCCCCAGTGTGGATTCTCTGATGATTTAAGAGGTAAGCACTTTGAGAGAATGCCTTCCCACATTCACTACATTTATAAGGCTTCTCCCCAGAATGGTTCCGTAAATGCATTAAAAGGCTTGAACGCCGAATAAAACCTTTTCCACACTCCTTACATTTATGAGGTTTTTCACCAGTGTGGATTCTCCGATGATTTATAAGATgagaaattttattgaaatgtttaCAACAGAGATCACATTTATAAAACTTCTTTCCTTCAGTACTTATTAAACTTTCAGAAAGAATTGAACTTAAAGTTAAGCTTTCTCCAAGTTCCTTCCACTTCTGGTCTCGTTTTTCTGGTGGAGTTCTTTTCTTCTTGTCTCTTTCACACAGGGAACCTTTCTTCCCTGTATTTACTCTCACCCCAGTTTCATTTTCCCACTGACTTGCCAATACTTGCCATTCACACTCTTCCTCAAAGTCATGAACCTGGGGAACACCTCCTTGAAGCCTTTTGGATGTTCCTTTATGGGAGTTGGCTCTTAGCAAAATGCCAGGCTTTGATGACACCTCCTCATTCTCGGTCATGGTCTCCCATTCTggtaaaaggaattaaaatgtaaatgttacTAAGTCCCTGTATTTGTGAGAAGATCTTCAAATGACTTTAAAACATTcttgtatgtatatgcatacaaAAAGGGTTTGGCATTTTGAGAGGCAAAAGGAGAAAGTTTTCATTAAATGATGGTACAAAGCAGAATGCTACAGTGACAGGATATTGTAA
This portion of the Tamandua tetradactyla isolate mTamTet1 chromosome 15, mTamTet1.pri, whole genome shotgun sequence genome encodes:
- the ZNF197 gene encoding zinc finger protein 197 isoform X3 → MTENEEVSSKPGILLRANSHKGTSKRLQGGVPQVHDFEEECEWQVLASQWENETGVRVNTGKKGSLCERDKKKRTPPEKRDQKWKELGESLTLSSILSESLISTEGKKFYKCDLCCKHFNKISHLINHRRIHTGEKPHKCKECGKGFIRRSSLLMHLRNHSGEKPYKCSECGKAFSQSAYLLNHQRIHTGEKPYKCKECGKGFYRHSGLIIHLRRHSGERPYKCNECGKVFSQNAYLIDHQRLHKGEEPYKCNKCQKAFILKKSLILHQRIHSGEKPYKCDECGKTFAQTTYLVDHQRLHSAENPYKCKECGKVFIRNKSLLLHQRVHTEKKTYGCKKCGKIFSSKSNLIDHKRMHSREKPYKCTECGKAFTQSAYLFDHQRLHNGEKPYECNECGKVFILKKSLILHQRFHTGENLYECKDCGKAFGSNRNLIDHERLHNGEKPYECRECGKTFIMSKSFMVHQKLHTQEKAYKCEDCGKAFSYNSSLLVHRRIHTGEKPFECSECGRAFSSNRNLIEHKRIHSGEKPYECNECGKCFILKKSLIGHQRIHTREKSYKCSDCGKVFSYRSNLIAHQRIHTGEKPYACNECGKGFTYNRNLIEHQRIHSGEKTYECHICRKVLTSSRNLMLHQRIHTGEKPYKCNECGKDFSQNKNLVVHQRMHTGEKPYECEKCRKSFTSKRNLVGHQRIHTGEKPYGCNDCSKVFRQRKNLTVHQKIHTDEKPYECDESEKEFSQTSNVHLQQKLHTLEEFSWLQNSNESKLEIQKI